The following proteins are encoded in a genomic region of Fusarium oxysporum f. sp. lycopersici 4287 chromosome 1, whole genome shotgun sequence:
- a CDS encoding aldehyde dehydrogenase: MAPLTVELSTPVTGTYQQPIGLFIDGKWTEGVDKQKFEVINPSTEEVITSVCEGTEKDIDLAVTAARKAFEGEWKSTSPQARGNYLLKLADLAEKNLDLLAAVESLDNGKSITNARGDVGAVVGCLRYYGGWADKIEGKTIDIAPDMFHYTRSEPIGVCGQIIPWNFPLLMLAWKIGPALATGNTVVMKTAEQTPLSALVFTQFIEQAGFPAGVFNLVSGFGKTAGAALSAHMDVDKIAFTGSTVIGRQIMKSAASSNLKKVTLELGGKSPNIVFDDADIEEAINWVNFGIYYNHGQCCCAGTRIFVQEGIYDKFLAAFKKRAEENKVGDPFNEETFQGPQVSQLQYDRIMGYIKAGKDEGATIETGGERLGNKGYFIKPTIFSNVRPDMKIMQEEIFGPVCAISKFKDEKEVIDLAHDTAYGLAAAVHTKNLNTALRVSNALKAGTVWVNCYNMLHHQLPFGGYKESGIGRELGEAALANYTQNKSVAIKLY, from the exons ATGGCTCCCCTCACTGTTGAGCTGTCCACCCCTGTTACTGGTACCTACCAGCAGCCCATCGGCCT CTTCATCGACGGCAAGTGGACCGAGGGTGTCGACAAGCAGAAGTTCGAGGTCATCAACCCCTCCACCGAGGAGGTCATCACCTCCGTCTGTGAAGGTACTGAGAAGGATATCGACCTGGCTGTTACTGCTGCCCGCAAGGCTTTCGAAGGTGAATGGAAGAGCACCTCACCTCAAGCTCGAGGCAACTaccttctcaagcttgccgaccttgctgagaagaacctCGATCTccttgctgctgttgagtctCTCGACAACGGAAAGTCCATCACCAACGCCCGTGGTGATGTCGGCGCCGTTGTTGGCTGCCTACGATACTATGGTGGCTGGGCCGACAAGATCGAGGGAAAGACCATTGATATTGCCCCTGACATGTTCCACTACACCCGATCTGAGCCT ATTGGTGTCTGCGGTCAGATTATCCCCTGGAACTTCCCTCTTCTCATGCTGGCATGGAAGATTGGCCCTGCACTGGCCACTGGTAACACTGTTGTCATGAAGACTGCTGAGCAGACTCCTCTCTCTGCCCTGGTCTTCACCCAGTTCATCGAGCAGGCTGGATTCCCTGCTGGTGTTTTCAACCTTGTTTCTGGCTTCGGCAAGACTGCCGGTGCTGCTCTCTCTGCCCACATGgatgttgacaagatcgCATTCACTGGTTCCACCGTCATTGGCCGACAGATCATGAAGTCTGCTGCTTCCTCTAACCTCAAGAAGGTcactcttgagcttggtggCAAGTCTCCCAACATCGTCTTTGACgatgctgatattgaggAGGCCATCAACTGGGTCAACTTCGGTATCTACTACAACCACGGCCAGTGCTGCTGTGCTGGTACCCGTATCTTTGTCCAGGAAGGCATCTACGACAAGTTCCTCGCTGCTTTCAAGAAGCGAGCTGAGGAGAACAAGGTCGGTGACCCTTTCAACGAGGAGACCTTCCAGGGCCCCCAGGTCTCTCAGCTACAGTACGACCGCATCATGGGTTACATCAAGGCTGGTAAGGACGAGGGTGCTACCATTGAGACCGGTGGTGAGCGCCTCGGCAACAAGGGTTACTTCATCAAGCCCACTATCTTTTCTAATGTCCGCCCCGACATGAAGATCATGCAGGAGGAGATCTTTGGCCCTGTCTGCGCCATttccaagttcaaggacgaGAAGGAGGTCATCGACCTTGCCCACGACACCGCCTACGGTCTTGCTGCCGCCGTCCacaccaagaacctcaacACAGCTCTCCGAGTTTCCAACGCATTGAAGGCTGGTACCGTCTGGGTCAACTGCTACAACATGTTGCACCATCAGCTCCCATTCGGAGGCTACAAGGAGTCTGGAATCGGTCGGGAATTGGGCGAGGCCGCGTTGGCCAACTACACACAGAACAAGTCGGTTGCCATTAAGCTGTACTAA
- a CDS encoding hypothetical protein (At least one base has a quality score < 10), protein MAPEAPSNIRVFIRWHDQTVFAGEEVKCTITFKNAAPIPGQPKPQPQQSERSRLASPLHGRPKLNQGLTPPPSASSGRGHRRSALSLSVPASQSHSRTGSVQWPSSAGSSDGRSSHSHKRSVSIVSIGSNNTVEDHTQRSDLPSRPQRPHRGHGRASSLQIIPRAQGQLPTGPHSASFSPRLSSSPLFHASYPPPDRFGRISRPPTTPHTPITAGQRRSSPQQMPENPMPEFRFPAAPSPAREVRPSLSRRSTNENMLSPRNAVGDSSGLSMRLKDGVPTINEQPAPAARILASSGVLGGTPRSSGEFYSVSNNSSETLVSEYVTQQPTNRGHARPLRRSLGMPAPQSRAPESLMMGYAQLHGSFSLDGSLVSLSQFDQVKKKAIVGQGGGVVGLESKRDSGLLGGFGWGRISSSLGDFLGGGELSTIKEMRGVANSKSVPLLTTPQSILFVDLQLAPGESRVFEYSFRLPKGLPPSHRGKAVKITYSLVIGTQRAGGTKEQQVKSVEVPFRVLGSVNSHGEILGHDLMNPYILLRDQAQVKSPSSSDKGSKTNGNGAKGQQTALNDFLFYVEDLVHRPRDESGSILLSPAAGNSRRPSAFEEASNAHDAIHMAIMRSNMTSGGQQSPNRFEIARNGQRVGVVMLTRPAYRLGEVVTMAIDFTDADIPCYAVHTTLETSEKVDPSLAIRSESSIHRVTRKVYSSSSEATLYSRRVTFKPTIPITATPEFVTSGVSLEWKIRIEFVVPSTGSDSPAEHERPAYHPLLEQISQDEKGGTVLVAVENLICESFEIAVPLRVYGAVGTGLERLERDEASEEGLAV, encoded by the exons ATGGCTCCTGAAGCTCCCAGCAACATCCGTGTCTTCATACGCTGGCATGATCAGACTGTCTTCGCCGGCGAGGAAGTCAAATGTACGATTACTTTTAAGAACGCGGCACCAATACCAGGCCagccgaaaccacagccgCAACAATCGGAACGAAGTCGACTGGCCTCGCCTTTGCATGGTCGCCCCAAGTTAAACCAAGGATTGACGCCACCGCCGTCAGCATCTTCCGGCAGAGGGCATCGTCGTTCTGCCCTTTCTTTAAGCGTTCCTGCATCGCAATCACATAGCCGTACTGGCTCAGTCCAATGGCCTTCATCAGCAGGCTCGAGTGATGGTCGCTCAAGCCACTCTCATAAGCGCTCTGTTTCCATTGTCTCGATAGGATCCAATAACACCGTGGAAGACCACACACAACGAAGCGATTTGCCGTCGCGACCTCAAAGACCGCACCGAGGCCACGGGCGAGCCTCAAGTTTACAGATCATTCCTCGAGCGCAGGGCCAGCTCCCAACCGGGCCTCATTCCG catccttTTCTCCTCGTCTCTCGAGCTCTCCTTTGTTTCACGCATCATATCCTCCACCTGATCGATTCGGTCGCATATCTCGACCGCCAACAACTCCTCACACACCTATTACAGCCGGCCAACGAAGATCATCGCCGCAACAAATGCCGGAAAATCCAATGCCGGAATTTCGCTTCCCTGCCGCTCCCTCACCTGCTCGAGAAGTACGCCCAAGTTTATCTAGACGATCAACAAACGAAAACATGCTCAGCCCTAGGAACGCTGTGGGCGATTCCAGCGGACTGTCAATGCGCCTCAAGGACGGCGTTCCGACGATCAATGAGCAGCCTGCACCCGCGGCCCGCATTCTCGCAAGCAGCGGCGTCCTCGGAGGCACACCGCGGAGTAGTGGAGAGTTTTATTCTGTCAGCAATAACTCGTCAGAAACCCTGGTATCGGAATACGTGACACAGCAGCCAACTAATCGTGGACACGCACGCCCACTTAGGAGAAGCCTTGGTATGCCAGCGCCACAGTCGAGAGCGCCTGAATCTTTGATGATGGGTTATGCTCAATTACACGGCTCTTTCTCGTTAGACGGGTCCCTTGTCAGTCTCAGCCAATTTGACCAAGTCAAAAAGAAGGCTATAGTTGGCCAAGGTGGTGGCGTCGTTGGTCTCGAGTCCAAGCGCGACAGCGGTCTTCTGGGGGGATTTGGATGGGGTCGCATCAGCAGCTCCCTGGGCGATTTCTTAGGTGGAGGGGAGCTCAGCACAATCAAGGAGATGCGAGGGGTTGCAAACTCGAAATCTGTGCCTCTCTTGACTACACCACAGTCCATTTTATTTGTTGATCTGCAGCTTGCACCAGGAGAGAGTCGAGTTTTCGAGTACTCTTTTCGACTGCCCAAAGGGCTTCCTCCGTCCCATCGCGGAAAGGCCGTCAAAATCACATATAGCTTGGTTATTGGCACGCAGAGGGCTGGAGGAACAAAGGAGCAGCAAGTGAAGTCTGTTGAAGTTCCTTTCCGCGTATTGGGAAGTGTTAACAGCCACGGTGAGATATTGGGACATGACCTGATGAACCCTTACATCCTATTGCGGGACCAGGCCCAAGTGAAAAGTCCCTCGAGCAGTGATAAGGGATCAAAAACCAACGGCAATGGAGCCAAAGGACAACAAACTGCCCTGAATGACTTTTTATTTTACGTGGAAGACCTGGTCCACCGACCACGAGATGAGAGTGGCAgtattcttctttctccGGCCGCTGGTAACTCTAGGCGACCATCGGCATTCGAGGAAGCCAGCAACGCACACGATGCTATTCATATGGCAATCATGAGAAGCAATATGACCTCTGGCGGGCAACAGAGCCCGAACCGATTCGAAATTGCACGAAATGGGCAAAGGGTTGGTGTAGTGATGCTCACGAGGCCTGCCTACCGACTAGGGGAAGTTGTGACAATGGCCATCGACTTTACAGACGCTGATATTCCGTGTTACGCCGTGCATACTACATTGGAAACATCAGAGAAAGTGGACCCGTCGTTGGCAATAAGATCAGAGTCGAGCATCCACCGAGTGACCCGGAAAGTTTATTCGTCTTCATCTGAAGCAACATTGTACTCACGACGAGTCACCTTCAAGCCAACGATTCCCATCACTGCAACTCCTGAGTTCGTTACCAGTGGTGTCAGCTTGGAATGGAAGATTCGTATCGAGTTTGTGGTGCCTTCCACCGGAAGTGATTCCCCCGCTGAACACGAAAGACCAGCATACCACCCATTACTGGAGCAGATTTCACAAGATGAAAAGGGAGGGACGGTCTTGGTGGCAGTAGAAAATCTAATATGTGAGAGTTTTGAGATCGCCGTACCTCTACGTGTTTACGGCGCAGTTGGAACAGGACTAGAGCGGCTTGAGCGGGACGAGGCTTCTGAAGAAGGCCTTGCTGTATGA